The DNA window GAGTTCGCCGCCGAAACCCCCTATCATTACTCGACCTACGAGGAAGAGAATGAGTCGCGCCGCAGCAATCGAAAAAAGATCGTCATCCTCGGCGGCGGCCCGAATCGCATCGGCCAGGGCATCGAATTCGACTACTGCTGCGTCCACGCAGCACAGGCGCTTGCCGACGAAGGATTCGAGACCATCATGATCAACTGTAATCCCGAAACGGTCTCGACGGATTACGACACCTGCGACAAGCTCTACTTCGAACCGCTGACGTTCGAAGACGTGATGCACATCCTCGACTTCGAGAAGCCGGATGGCGTCATCATCACCTTCGGCGGACAAACCCCGCTGAAGCTCGCAAAGCAACTCGAAGCAGCGAACGTCCCGATCCTCGGCACGGCACCCGACAGCATCGACATCGCCGAAGACCGTAAGCGTTTCGGCGAGCTCATCGACAAGCTGCATATCCCGTGCCCGCCATACGGAACAGCAACGACCGAAGCTGAGGCCGTTGCAGTAGCCGATAGCATCGGATACCCCGTCCTCGTTCGCCCATCCTACGTGCTCGGCGGACGCTCGATGGAAATCTGCTACCGACCCGAAGCAGTGGCCGAGTACATGGCCAATGCAAAAGGCGTCAGCCATGACCGCCCGGTGCTCATCGACCGCTTCCTCGAAGACGCATACGAGTTCGACGTCGATGCCGTCCGCGACCGCGAAGGCACGGTCATCATCGGTGGCGTCATGCAGCATATCGAAGAAGCCGGCATTCACTCCGGCGACTCGTCGAGCGTCATCCCGCCGTACGATGCAAGCGACGCCGTCTTCTCGACGATCGTTGATTATACCCGCAAACTTGCCACCGCATTGAATGTTGTCGGGCCGATCAACATTCAGTACGCCGTCAAAGGCGAAACGGTCTACGTGCTCGAGGTCAATCCTCGCGCCAGCCGCACGGTGCCGTTCGTCTCGAAGGCAACGGGCCGACCGCTTGCCAAGATTGCCGCACGAGTCATGAGCGGCAAGACGCTCAAAGAACTTGGCGTCAAGGATTTTGACAAGAACATGCCGTACGTCTCGATCAAGGAGTCGGTCTTCCCCTTCGACAAATTCCCGAAGGTGAAGATGTTCCTCGGACCCGAGATGCGTTCGACCGGCGAGGTCATGGGCACCGGCAAAGACTTCGGCGAAGCCATCTTGAAGTCTCATCTCGGTGCCGGAATTCGCATCCCGACCGAGGGGACGATCTTCGTCTCGCTTCGCGACCTCGACAAGAAGCAACGCACTGCCGAGATCATCAAAGATTTTGCAGACCTCGGCTTCCGCATCGTCGCAACGAGCGGTACTACGGCGTTCCTTCTGGAACATGGCATCGCCGCCGAAGCCATGAAGAAGGTATCCGAAGGCCGGCCAAATATCGTTGACGAGATCAAGAATGGCAACGTTCAGCTCGTGATCAATACCCCGAGCGGCGAGATCTCGCGTATCGCAGAATACGAGATCGGCTGGGCAGCGGTCGCCTACAAAGTGCCGTTCATCACGACGCTCTCGGCGGCTGCATCGGTCGTCAGCGCAGTGCGCTCGCTTCGCAATGATATGAGAGTCGTACATTCGGTTCAAGAATTGCATCTAATGATGTGACCTCTCTCGTGGTCACGTCGCAACACGAGGAAATGGAGTCTTCCTCACCCAACCGTCCGCCACGGCGGACTGATGACTCCTGTTCAACGCACTTCGCATAATAGCTATGAACAGGAACATCGTTATCGTTGGCATCGGCGGCTTTCTCGGCACGGTCGCGAGGTATCTCGTCGCCGTCTCGATGTCGAAGTCGCTCCACCCGTTCCCGCTCGCAACGTTCGTCATCAATGTCGTCGGTTGCCTCGTCATCGGGGTGATCTACGGCGTTGCCGATCGTTCGGCCGTCATGACGCCCGAGTGGCGGCTCTTCCTGGCGACAGGATTCTGCGGGGGCTTCACGACCTTCTCGTCGTTCGCGTACGAGAACGTCAATCTGCTCCAACTCGGCCAGTATTCGATCTTCGCACTCTACACCGTCGGCAGCGTTGCCGCAGGCTTGCTTGCCGCCGGTGCAGGAGTATTGCTTTCACGTCAATTCTGATTCATGAATTTCAATCCTTGGCATCACGTCCCGATCGGGGAAGAAGCACCGAACACCGTCACGTCCATCATCGAGATCCCGAAAGGCTCGAAAGCCAAGTACGAGCTCGATAAAGAGACCGGCATGCTGCGGCTCGACCGCGTGCTCTTCGCATCGGTGCATTACCCCGCGAACTATGGCTTCATCCCCCGCACACTCGGCGACGATCACGACCCGCTCGACATCCTCGTGCTCTCGCAGATCGAAGCGCAGCCGCTGTGCATCGTCAATGCCCGAGTGATCGGCGTCATGCGAATGCTCGACAATGGCGAAGGCGACGATAAGATCCTTGCCGTTGCTGCCGACGATGTCAGCGTCAACGACTATGACGATATCGGTCACCTACCCTCCTACTTCCAGTCGGAGCTCAAGCACTTCTTCGAAGAGTATAAAGCGCTCGAGACGAACAAGGAAGTCCGAGTCGAGGACTTCCAGGGCCCGGAGGTCGCATACAAGATCATTCGCGATGCAATGAACCTCTACAACAACACCTATTCGAAATAGCCATGCAGTACAAGAAGATACTCATCGCCGTCGATCATAGCAGTTGTTCCGATCATGCGGCAAGCCACGGCCTCGAACTCGCGGCAGCGCTCGATGCGGAAGTCGCTCTGGTCTGCGTCATCGACGAAGCAAAAGCCGTCTCGAACCCCGACGCCGGCTTCGGCATGAGCGATGCGATCCGCATCCTTGAAGAAGAAGCCGACGCGACGCTTGCGGCCATCGCCGCCCGCGGACAGAACCTGCGGATCACTACACTCAAGCCTGCCGGCGACCCGATGACCGACATTCTCGGCACCGCCGAAGCGACTCATGCCGACCTCATCGTCATGGGCACGCATGGCCGCACGGGCATCAAGCACATGATCCTCGGCAGCGTCGCGGAGTACGTCGTGCGTCATTCGAAGATCCCGGTTCTCGTAGTACCGGGGAAGTGAGAACCACCTCCTCGGACACGATGTAACTGCATTATTTGTCAACGAACTGACTTTCCACATACAAACGCGAATCACCGCTCACATCAGGGCAACCTCCTCTAACTCTTCTTCGAGCGCGTCCTCCGTCGCCGCCTCGTCGTACTCGTGTTCGTCATCGGTATGCAACTCGGCAAGATCGACCGACCCATCGATCGAGACGTAGCGCTCTGAGCGCACTGGGGTAGGTTCGATTCGTGTTGCTGTCCGCTTTGTCGATAACTCGTTCATTTCCTCTTCCGCCTCCATGCTGACGATCTTCGCCGCCATAACCGAAAGCTTGCCAAGCGTCCCGCGTTGAATGCGGCCCACCTCGCTCGGACTGCCATTCGCATGCGAGAAGATCACCACCGTCAGACGATGCTCTTCCGTCAGCCGTTGCAATGCAAAGAGCAATTCATCTTTATAGCGAGCGTGCATGCTGGTGAACTCCCACGAGTTGATCATGAGAATGTCGAACCCATGCCGCTCGATCATCGCTTCGATGGCTGTGATCTCCCTGCAGAGCTTCCCGCCGATACACGGATAGACAACGACGTCGTTTTTGGTGGGCTGCTCGCCGATGCGCTCCGGGTCAACTTCACGAGCCCATGCGAGCGCGCGTCGGCTGGTGCAGCCCGCCGTCACGACAAGCGCCTTGGCGAACTGCCCGCTGCCGAGCAGCGCAAGCGACCGCCGATACGCTTCGCGTGTATCACGGCGGATATCCGGCCCGCAAATCACAGTGATCTCGCCATAGCAAATGTTGAACCGCTCCTCGATCATCTCGCTAACGCCACGAAAGACCGGGTCGACGGCATCGTACATGCCGCTGCTGATTCTGGAGGTGTGTTCCATAGTTGTTAGTGGTTTGTGTTAAGTAATTGGTTGATAGTGCCTATTGTTGCACTTGCCAATGTAAGCAGTGGATCGGGTGGTTTGCAAGGTGCCCATCGGGAAAATTGTGAGAATTAATATTGCGGGCACCTGTGAGTGAGGCACAAAAGTATGAGCAGAGAGTTTATGGAATGCAGAGGCAAACCGAGCACATGGTGCCCGTCACCAAAGCCCCTCCACTTTGTGGAGGGGTTGGGGAGGTGAGTCCTGGACTGCCACCAACATCAACGAAACATCACCCAACATCCATTAGCCATGACATCACATGACGAACAACCCTTCCACTACCCATCCCAGACACGAAGCTATCGACGGGAGTTACGGAAGAATGCCACTCACGCCGAACGCGAGCTGTGGCAGGGTCTGCGCAACCGCAACTGCGGAGGGTATAAATTCCGCCGACAGCATGGGCTCGGTCCGTTCATCGTCGATTTCTACTGCCCGGAATTCCGACTCGCCGTGGAGGTGGATGGCTCAGTCCACGATAGCCCTGAACGACAGCGATATGATGTGGATCGAACTCGGTACCTTGCCCGCGAAGGGGTAACGGTAATCCGCTTCACAAACGCAGAGGTGTTATCGAGTGTCGATCAGTGTATGCGCAGTATCTTAGGGACAATCGCTGAACTCGAGGGGCGGGGAGAACCGTAGGGTGGGTGGGCCGGGTGCTGTCCCGGACTCACCTCCCCCGGCCCCTCCACTGCTGTGGAGGGGAGTCTCGCACCAAACGCTTGCCACGATTGTTTTCTGTGGCTCATTCCAGATCTCGAACTCGCATGGCGACGAAAACGAAACAGGGTGTAACTACAACAATGGCAACGGCTTCGACCAATGGCTCCAACGCTCATGCGGCTTCGGACCTGCCGCCCGCTTCGTATCATTCCCCCATCACTTCACACGACCTCGAACAAGAATACGCCTTCCCGATCGTGCCGCCTTCGCTTGCACCCATCCCCGGTGGCGCAACGCTCAAAGGCCCGCATACCGATAAGTCGCAGACGCTCGAAGGTACGTTCGCGCAATCGGGCATCGACAAAGAAACGCTCAAGGAGTGGTATCGCTTGATGGACCTCGGCCGCACCTGCGATGACGCCGCGGCGAACTACCTCAAGAAAGCTATGGGCTGGAGCTATCATGCTCCGTGTGCCGGACACGAGGGTATCCAGACCGCCATCGGTGTGAGCTTCCGTCCGAAGAAAGATTATCTCTTCCCATACTACCGCGATCTGATGACGTGCCTCGCCGCAGGCATCACCGTCGAAGAGTTCGTGCTCAACGGACTTTCGAAAGAGAACGACATCGCCGGCGGAGGCCGCCACATGTCGAATCACTTCGCAAAGTTCGAGATCGGCATTCAGAATGTGTCGTCACTGACGAACAATCATTCGCAGCACGTTACCGGTTGCGCTCGCGCGATCAAGTACTACGGTCTTGACAGCGTCGCGATCTTCTCGGCAGGCGAATCTGGTTGCTCGGAAGGATATTTCTACGAAGCCGTCAATGGCGCATCGAAAGAGCAAGTCCCGGCGATTTTCGTCATTCAGAATAACAAGTACGGCATCAGCGTGCCGGTGTTCGACCAAACGGCGAACGCGCGCGTTGCCGATAACTTCCGTGGCTTTGCGAATCTGCTGATCACCTACTGCGACGGCACCGACGTACTCGATTCATTCCGCGCAATGCAGGAAGCATACGAGTGGACGCGCAGTGGGATGGGTCCGGCGCTTGTGCATGCCGATTGCGTGCGCATGCGTTCGCATTCGAACTCCGATCGTCATACGCTCTACCGCTCACCCGAAGAGATCGCCAATGCCGCTAAGCGCGACCCGATCGTTCGTTTCCGCAACTGGCTGCTCGAGCAGGGCGTCGTTACCCAAGCAGAGATCGATGAGTTGCACGAGCGCAACGCCGCCGAGTTCGAAGCAGGCTCGACCAAGGCGGAGGCCGCTGCACCGGCCGATCCGTCGAGCGTCGAGCAGTTCGTCGTCGCCGCAGATACGATCGTTCGTCCCGACCCGTACACGTTTCAGGCAAGCGACGTCAATACAAATTTCTATCCGTTCGAGCGCCCCAAGGCGAAAGACGAAGGCTTCCAATTCATCGACGCGATCAACCACACGCTGAAGGAGGAATTTCGACTCAACCCGAACACCTTCCTCTGGGGACAGGACATCGCCAACAAAGAGAAGGGCGGCATCTTCAACGTGTCGAAAGGTATGCAGCAGGAGTTCGGCGTGAAGCGCGTCTTTAATGCACCGATCGCCGAAGACTTCATCGTTGGTACCGCCGATGGTTTCTGCCGCGTCGATCAGGAGAATATCTGGGTCGTCGTCGAAGGCGCGGAGTTTGCCGATTACTTCTGGCCTGCGATGGAAGCGTTCATCGAAACGACGCACGAGTACTGGCGCACGAAAGGTCAGTACTGCCCGAACATCGTGATCCGCCTCGCTTCCGGCGGTTACATCCAGGGCGGACTCTATCACTCGCAGAATCTCGAAGCGACGTTCACATCCATCCCGGGTGTTCGCATCGTGCAGCCGTCATTCGCTGACGATGCACAGGGTCTGCTTCGCACGGCGATGCGTACGCGCGGCTTCACGCTCTATCTCGAACCGAAGGCGCTCTACAACGCTCCGTTTGCTCGCAGCTTCCCGCTTGCAGCGAACGAGCTCGTTCCGTTCGGCAAGGCGCGTCTGCGCCGCGCCGGCAATACGCTTTCCATTATCACCTACGGCAACACGACGCATCTCTCGCTCCAAGCAGCCGAGACACTGGCGGCCGAAGGCATCGAGTGTGACGTCCTCGATCTGCGCTCGCTCTATCCGCTTGACAAGGATGCCATCTTCGCAACCGTCGCGAAGACGGGCCGTGCGCTTATCGTGCACGAGGATAAGGTCACAGGTGGTTTCGGCGGCGAGCTTGCAGCGCTGATCACGGAGAATGTCTTCAACCGTCTCGACGCCCCGGTGATGCGCGTCGGCTCGCTCTTCACGCCCGTCGGCTTCGCCAAGAGCTACGAAGAAGTGACGCTCCCGACGGCAGCGAAGATCTCGGATGCGGCACGGAAGCTGGCAGCCTATTAACTGGGATAGTGGGATTGATGGGATTAGTGGGATGAGAGCTTTTGTCCCACTTTCTCGGCACGAGCGAAGGTAGTTACAACGGCGAATCAGTCCTTAGTTCACCCCGCCGCCTGCTTTCATCTTGTTGAGTTCGTCGCGGAGGCTGGCGGCCTTTTCGTAATCTTCGTTTCGGATCGCAGAGTCGAGCGCTTCTTGGAGTTCTTCAAGCTTCGTGAGCTTGCGTGCCGGGGCCGGGAGTTTGGCTTCGGAGCGGACTTCGGTCGGCTCGCCACCGCCTTCGTCGATCGTTTCCTGATCGTCTTCTTCAGGGATGAACCCGGCTTCTTTCATCACATCTTCTGCGACATAGACCGGTGCACCGTAGCGGATAGCGACGGCGATGGCATCGCTCGGCCGGGCGTCGATCTCTTGATCGTCAGCGAGTTTGAGCGTCGCGAAGAAGACACCGTCCTTGAGTTCGCTGATCGATGCTTCGATGACGGTGGAGGACAACGCTTCGAGAATGCTCTTGACGAGATCGTGGGTTAGCGGTCGCGGCGGCTGGATGCCTTCCATTTCAAGGGCGATCGCTTGCGCTTCGAAGCCGCCGATGATGATCGGGATGCGGCGATCGCCGTCGGTCTCTTTGAGGACGAGCGCATACGCTCCGTTCGATGACGGACTCGTCGAAATTCCGAGGATCTCAACCTGCACTCGTTCCACGTTACTGTAAGACTAAGCTAGCTCTAGCTCCCGACGCGCCTCGATGGTCTCTTGGATCGCAAGCTGAATGTTCGACTCCGCTTCTTCCAACGTCTTTCCCTGACTGAAGCAGCCGGGGATGGAAGGACATTCGGCGATGAACATCCCGTCCTCATCTTGAAAGAAAGTGACGTCGAACTTCATGAAGCGATCTAGTGACTCTTGATCTTGCTCACCGCCTCGGTCAAGGCCGGTAACACTTCGAACGCATCGCCGACGATCCCGTAATCCGCTACGGCGAAGATCGGGGCGTTGGCGTCCTTGTTAATTGCAACAATCGTTTTGGAGCTTGACATTCCCGCAAGATGCTGAATTGCCCCGCTCACGCCGACCGCGACATAGAGCGACGGCGAGACCGTCTTGCCCGTCTGTCCGACCTGCTCGCTATGCGGTCTCCAACCGGCATCCACCACCGCGCGTGAGGCGCCTGTGGCAGCGTGCATGGAGGTGGCCAAGCCTTCGATCAGTCCCCAATGCTCGGGGCCCTTCATGCCACGGCCGCCGGTAACGATGATGTCGGCTTCGGCAACATCGAGCTTGCCCTGCGAGAGTGCGAGCTCCTTGGTGCGGTCTGCGAAATCCATATCGGTGAGCGAGCCCGTCGCCGCTTCGATGCTTGCGACAGCCGATGCATCCTTCGGCGCAGCCCAGAGGTTCGGGCGCGTCGAGAAGACCTTCACTGGTGTGGTGACTTCGACCTGCACGTTCGCTTTGCCGGCATAGACCGGATGCGTCGCGTGGATCGAGCCACCGTTCGCTGCGAATGCCGTCACGTCCGGCACATAGCCGGCGCCGAGTCGCACCGCAACGCGCGGGGCGATATCTTTGCCGCGACCCGTTGCCGGGACGATCACGACCTCTGCGCCGCTCGACTTCGCCACTTCGGCGACAGCCTTCGCAGCAGCCTTCGATGAGTACTCGGAGAACCACGCATGGTCCACCGTAAAGATCTTCGAAACGCCGGAGGTCTTCACCGCATCGCTCAGAGCAGCCGAAGTGTTCGACCCGACGATGACCGCATTGATCATGCTGGCGCCAAGCGCCTTCGCAGCAGACACCGCTTCGAGCGATGGCTTGCGAACCTGTCCGTTACGCTCTTCGAAATAAACGAGAATATTCATACGATTCTATTTCCTAAAATTCTTTCGTCCGATCGTCATTCTGAGTGAAGCGAAGAATGACTGGTGAATTAGATGACCTTCGCTTCTTCGTGCAGCAAGCGTGCAAGCTCCGACGCAGCGCCGGCGGCGTTGCCATCGGCTTGCAGGATCTTTCCGACGCGCTTCTTCTCCGGCTTGTCCATCTTCACGACTGCGGTGCGGGCAGCCGGTGCGGTAGCGGCAACCTCCTGAATGGGCTTCTGCTTGGCCTTCATGATGTTCGGTAGCGACGGATAGCGCGGCTCGTTGAGGCCTTTCTGTGCGGCGACGATACACGGCATCGCGAGCTCGATCTTTTCCTTGCCGCCTTCGACTTCCTTCTCGACCGTGGCTTTGCCGCCGTCGATCGCAAGCGACACGACGACGGTTGCGGCCGGAAGGTCCATCAACTCTGCGAGCATCGGAGCGATCTCCATGCCGTCGAAGTCGATCGACTGCTTACCGAGAAGAATGATGTCGGCGTTCACGGTCTTCAGAGTATCGGCCAGCAGCGACGCGACGGAAAACGCATCGCTCTTGTCAGCTTTGATCAGAATGCCTTTGTCGGCGCCCATGGCGAGTGCCTGGCGCATGCCCTCTTTTGAACTTTCGGCACCGACGCTGACGACGGTCACTTCGCCGCCGTTCTTTTCTTTGAGGCGGAGCGCTTCTTCGACCGCAAATTCGTCGTAGGGGTTAAGAATGAACTTGACTCCGGCGGGATCGATATTCTTGCCATCGCCTGCCACGTTGACTTTCGTCGTTGTATCCGGTACGTGGCTGACGCATACGAAAATATTCATAGTATAATGAACTTAGCTATTTGAGTACAATCTTGGGACGACGTAAACACCGCACAGGAGGGCAAAATTTCAACTGTCTGAGAGACATATTTTGCATTACCTTGTCTGGTCCGTAGGGGCGAGGCATGCCTCGCCCGAAATCTTGGGGGCGTGCGAAACACGGGCGACGCGTGCGTCGCCCCTACGATGAGTGGGGATCCCGTAGTGTCATTGCGAGGAAGGGCGAAGCCCGACGAAGCAATCTAAGAGATTGCGTACAACCGAATCATTCTAGATTGCTTCGTCACCCGCTTCGCGGGTTCCTCGCAATGCCACAGGCAGCATCGATTCGTCAATTCAACGGACCGGCGGTTTCTTCTTCATAATTTTGCACTACTCACATCTCTCGATTTCATGCTGATTACGTTCGAAGGTATCGATGGTTGCGGGAAGACCACCCAGGCAGCACTCTTGGCAGAACAACTGAGAAACGATGGGATCGAAGTCCTGCATTTGCGAGAGCCCGGTGGGACGGAGCTTTCCGAACAGGTTCGGACATTGTTATTGAATAAAGACTACACCCACCCGCTTGCATCCGAGGCCGAGCTATTACTCTTTGCCGCAAGCCGCGCGCAGTTGATCCATGAAGTCATCAAGCCCGCACTGGCGCGAGATGCCGTCGTGATCCTCGACCGTTTCACCGATTCGACGATCGCGTACCAAGGCTTTGGCCGTGGGATCCCGCTTGGGTTCATCGAGCACGTCAACCGCCTTGCGACCGCTGATATCGAACCGGACCTCACGTTCTTGTTGGATATTCCGCTTGCCGTCGCATCGGACCGTCGTGCCTCCTCAGGCAAGGACCGCATCGAGAACGAGACCGAGTCGTTTTATAACCACGTGATCCAGGGTTACATGTATGTGGCGCAGCATCATACTGAGCGCGTGAATGTCATCGACGGCACCGATTCGGTCGAGAACATCCGACATAACATCTGGCGATTAGTACAGGAAGAGCGCAACTACGACATCACGCACGCCCATCACGTCAACTAACGAAGCACAACGAGTTTCGCGACGTGTGCACCGCAGCGGATGATGTAGTCGCCGTTTGCGAGATCGGCCACTGCGATTACTACTTGTGATGCGCCGGTGCTAACCCGCGCCGAGCGAATCACTCGTCCTCTGAGATCACAGAGTTCGACCCATTCGGATTCCCGCTCATTCGGCAGGCTGATTGTTACGTCGGACATCGCAGGGTTGGGTGACAACTCGATTCCACCCGTTTCCTTACTATCTTCACGCACGGCGCCCGCATTATCCACCATGAAGTTCGCCATCATGCCGTGATCCTCGTGTTCGAGGTTGTGGCAATGGACGAGATATGTGCCCCAGTAATCCGCGAACTTCACCAGCACATCCACCGCTTCACCGGGCCGCACCAACACCGTATCCTTCCATCCCTGATCGCTTGGCATCAACTCTCCGCCCGTACGCGAGACGATCTGAAACTGCGTGCCGTGCACATGCATCGGATGAAACTCCGTGGTGAAGGTATTTGAGAATGTCCACCGTGCGAGGGTATTGTACGGGGTCACATGATCGATGCGGTCCATCGCGTATGCTTTCCCGTTGATCGTATGATCCATCCCATCGACTCCGAGCTCCCATGTGAACTGCTCTACCGCATCGGTAGCCACATACGGAGTGATGCTCGATAGTGTAGAAGGGAGAGACGATTTCGAGTCGCCCGTCTTCGTCACATCGAAACGGATGATATCGAACTCGGCGCCTTGCGGGAGCGGTGCATATTGCGGACCATCGTGAAAAAACGGCAGACTCTTGAGCTTCACAGCACTGCCGTTTGCCAACTTTGAAAAGTCAGCCACGATCTCAACTCGCTCGCCTGGTGCAAGGAAACAGGTTTGCGTAGCAATGGGGGAGGCGAGTAATCCGCCGTCCGAGGCGGTGACCCGAAACGTGGAGTTGTCGTCGAACGCGAGTTGATAGATACGCGCGTTCGATGCGTTGAGAATTCGAAACCGGTAGAGTGTTGGAGCAACTTCGAGGAATGGACTTGGCGTACCGTTAACGCAGATGGTCTCGCCGACATAGCCGGTGCGGTGATCGTCGTCGGTTGGTGAATACACCAGTTGGTTATTCGAATCGATCCTTCTGTCGGAAATGGCAAGCGGAATGTCATATTCGC is part of the Bacteroidota bacterium genome and encodes:
- a CDS encoding multicopper oxidase domain-containing protein, which produces MSLTRRTFLARTAAAIAAQGALRTGVVAQSLLARSRPAGSGNPLRIPKEIPGGNLAISTTSVQMLTGAETAILSINAEFPAPTIRVKKGDTFSANIINNLTTDVVLHWHGQHVPSIMDGQPSQPIHAGASATVTFPVVNRAGTYFYHAHTDMITAEQVYRGLAGLFIVDDDEEGALPLPRGEYDIPLAISDRRIDSNNQLVYSPTDDDHRTGYVGETICVNGTPSPFLEVAPTLYRFRILNASNARIYQLAFDDNSTFRVTASDGGLLASPIATQTCFLAPGERVEIVADFSKLANGSAVKLKSLPFFHDGPQYAPLPQGAEFDIIRFDVTKTGDSKSSLPSTLSSITPYVATDAVEQFTWELGVDGMDHTINGKAYAMDRIDHVTPYNTLARWTFSNTFTTEFHPMHVHGTQFQIVSRTGGELMPSDQGWKDTVLVRPGEAVDVLVKFADYWGTYLVHCHNLEHEDHGMMANFMVDNAGAVREDSKETGGIELSPNPAMSDVTISLPNERESEWVELCDLRGRVIRSARVSTGASQVVIAVADLANGDYIIRCGAHVAKLVVLR